In the Sandaracinaceae bacterium genome, GGGCGCGCGCATCCTGGCGGGCCAGTCGATGTCGGTGACGCAGAAGCAGTCTCCGCGCGTGCAGACTGACGGGGAGGAGACGACGAAGCGGCTGGTCACTCTGCGTGGAACGCGCAAGTCGTCAGCCCCCACGGACTCGCCCGAGCCGCCGCGCGGCGAGGCCGATCCGAGCGCCACTGCACGCGATGAGCGCGACCCCGGCGAGCCACCGGACGAACCCGGCGACAAGTAGGCTCCGCGCGGCTCGATGACGGCTCGAGCCGCGCACAGCTGCGTCCGTCTGGCGACCCTGGCCCGACAAATGCGCTCTTTGTGTACGAGCCCATCCCCATTGGGCGAGGAGAGCCGCTGAATCAGCGGCGCGTCGCCGGCCCGGCGCCGAACTCGCCGTGATCCGCCTCCGGAGAGGCGACTCGAGCGAGCCTGGAGAAGCGGCGCCAGAGAGCACCCGGGATTCTGGAGAGCGACGCCGGAGAGCACCCGGGATTCGAGGCAAGCGAGATTCGAGGATTCGAGGCAAGCGACTCGAGGCGACTCGAGGCAGGCGAGACTCGGGGTCGCTCCGAGCCGGTTCGCCTGGCGAGCGCCATTCCAGTGCGCGGATGAGCCCTGGTACGACGGCGGCCCCGCACCTATCTTCGCCGCCGATGGTGACGGCCAGCCTGCTCGCTCTGCTCGACGACATCGCGATCGTGATGGACGACGTGGCGACCCTCACCAAGGTCGCGACGAAGAAGACCGCGGGCGTGCTCGGGGACGACCTCGCGCTGAACGCGGAGCAGGTCTCGGGCGTGAAGCCGCGGCGGGAGCTGCCGGTGGTGTGGGCGGTGGCCAAGGGCTCCGCGCGGAACAAGCTCATCCTCGTCCCGGCGGCGCTCGCCATCAGCGCGCTCGCGCCCTGGCTGATCACGCCGCTGCTCATGCTCGGCGGCGCGTTCCTGTGCTTCGAGGGCTTCGAGAAGGTCCACGAGAAGCTCTTCCATCGCGAGGAGGCGGAGAGGCGCCACGCCGCGCACAAGCAGGCCGTCGCCGATCCGGAGGTCGACCTCGTCGCGGCCGAGAAGACGAAGATCGCCGGCGCGATCCGCACCGACTTCATCCTCTCGGCAGAGATCCTCGTGATCTCCCTCGGCGCGATCACCGCGGAGAGCCCGGACGCAGACCTCTGGGTGCGGCTCGGTGTGCTGACGACGGTCTCGGTCATCATGACCGTCGGTGTCTACGGGGTCGTCGCGGGCATCGTGAAGCTGGACGACGCGGGCCTCGCGCTCCGGCAGCGGGACGGCGCCTTCGCCAAGCGCGTCGGCGGGCTCATCCTGCGCGGCGCGCCGCTCCTGATGAAGGGCCTCGGGATCGCCGGCACCGTCGCCATGTTCCTGGTCGGCGGCGGCATCATCACGCACAGCATCCCGCCGCTCTACGCGGCCATCCAGAGCTTCTCGGACAGGCTCGGCGCCTTCGGCTGGGCCCTCCCGTTGATCCTGGATCTGGCCGCCGGCCTGCTCGTCGGCGGCGCCCTCGTCGGGCTGCTCTCGATCTATCGCCGACTGCGCGGCCAGACCGAGACCTCGTGAGGTGCGCCCGAGCGCGTCACTGCCATCGCTGATCCTGGGAGCGCAGCAAGCTGTTGCCGACGGTCCAGCTGAGGCTCAGCTCGGTGGTCAGGGTCAGCTCGCCGAAGGAGCTCCCGGTCGTCGCCGCGATCGGGTTGAGCTGATCGGGCGCGAGCGGCGCGTGGATCGCGCCCGCGCGGTAGAGGACCGCCGCCGCCACGCCGATGGAGAATCCGTCGGCGACGCGGATCGTCGTCTCGAGGGAGCCCCACGTCGACCAGAGCTCGGGCGCCTCGGGGAGCAGCGCGAGTCCGCCGGAGAGCTCGAAGTCGACGGGCTCGGTGTGCACGCGACCGAAGAGCTCGAGCCGCGACTCGAAGTACCCGCGCTCGAGGTTCGACTCGAGGTTCGGCGTGGCGTAGGCGTCGTAGACCCCCGAGCCGACGATGCGTCCACCGAGGTTCGTCTCGTTGGCGGCGAGGAACGGCGAGAGCACCCACTCGAGGCCGAGCCCCGCCCTCGCGCGGAGGTCGAGGTTGTTCTGCGGCTCGCGCAGCGCCTCGAGCGGGATCGCGAGGGAGAGCCCATCGACGAGCGAGTGAGCCACGACGGTCTCGCCACGGAACTGGACATAGTCTCCGCGCAGAGACGCGCCGGGCAGATCGATGTCCAGGTAGCGGTAGCGCCCCTCTCCTTCCAGACGCCACCGCCACTCCGGATCGCTGTAGTTGATGCCGAGGCCGAACACGGCGGAGACCGAGGTGAGGTTCCCGCCGAAGTAGCCGCCGGAGAGGGTCGGCCGGAAGTACCAGCGGCTCGGCTGCGAGTCGTCTTCGACCTCGCCCGGGCGGCCGGCGAGCGTCAGCTGGCCGTCCTCGACCTCGCCCGGCTGGTCGACCTGCAGGAAAGGCACGACGCCGCGCTGCACGAGCGCGACGACCAGCGGGAGCGCGCGATCGTGGCCCGACGCATGCGGCACCTCGCGAGAGATGCGAAAGGACAGCTCCTCGTCGGAGCCGATCGGGCGCCCCGTGAAGCGCGCGTAGTAGCGGCGTCCCTGCCCGGCCTCGAGGTCGCGCAGCTCGATCGAGAGCGCGGAGTCTCCACGGGGCACGAGGCGCGCGCCGGGGATCGCCCCTCCGAGCGCCGACCGGACGTCCGCGCAGGAGAGGTCCGAGTGCGCCAGGTAGCAATCGAAGCGCACGACGTAGTCCGCGCGCGCCTCCGACGTCAGCGCCGCGAACGAGGCGAGCGTCACCGTGAGGACGAGAAGTCCCCTGAATCCAAACATGCTGTCCTCCCCGAAGGCCGGCTCGAACGGGAAGGCGCGTCGCCAATCGCCGTGTCCGACCCCGGGCCATACGCGGTCGGAGATCGACTATTTCGCGGGACTGAGCCTTTTGCCCCCCTCGAACGCCGTCGTGCGAGACGGGCCGCGGCGAAAGGGGGCAGGCTCGAAGCCCGGGGGCGCGTCGGCGACATCGGAGGCAGCTGACGCACGCTCGGCACACCATCGCAACATGTCGTGCGCGACGTCAGGAGCTTCGTCCATCGCCGCGGCGCGGCCGGCGTCTGGGGTGCCGAGGCGATACCCGGGCCGGGTGGGCGCGCGTCCTGTAGGTTGCTGGCGTGGGTCTGAGTCTCGAGCTCCACGAGGTCGAGTGGGCGCACGACGCGCCGCAACCCGGCGGGACGCCAATCCGATTGCCGCACGCAATCCACGCGTGGAAGCGAACGCTCGGCGCGTCAGACATGCTGCGATCCCTGCCCGGTGGGATGCCCTACGCGGCGTGGCTCGACGCGATCGTGGAGTCGGGCGCCGGCGAGCACCTCGTCTTCCTCACACCTGTCGAGATCGGCGCGCTACAGGCGACCTGGGCCACGGAGCTGCGCCGATCTCTGCCCGCCTTGCGACAGGCCTGCGAGGACCACGACTTCTCCGGCGCCTACGGGGTGCGGGACGCGAACGACGTCGAGGCCGTGCTGGTGGCGTGGGCCCGCTGCGTCGACGATGCGCTGCTCGCGGAGCGTGGACTCATCGGCATGAGGACCTGACACACGGCCCCCGGAGTCGACCCACGCGCGAGCAATTGACTGAAACGGCTCGATCGGTCATCAGGTCACAATGGCGCGGATCAGCGGTCGAGAGCGGGAGGAACGGCTCCTGGACGAAGCGGCGAACCTGTTCGTGCGGTTCGGCTACGACAAGACCTCGGTGAGCGACATCGCGCGCGCGGCGGGCGTGTCCAAGGGCGCGTTCTACCTCGCGTTCGAGAGCAAGGACGCGCTCTTCGAGGCACTGCTGCTCCGGGAGATGATGCGCTTCTCCGACGCCTGGGCGCGCGGCGTCGAGGCGCACCCCCGCGGGGGCACGGTCGGCGCGATGTACGAGGTCATGCTCCGTGCCCTCGACGCGAGCCCGTTCATGTCGATCATCTACCGCCGCGACCGCGCGGTCCTCGGGCGCTACCTGCAGCGACCCGACAACTTCTTTCGCAAATACGCGACCGGGCAACCCACGCGCCACGAGGCGGTGGTCATGCTGCAAGACGCGGGAGCCATCCGGCGCGACGTGGACCCGAAGGTCGCGGCGCATCTGATGAACATGATCGCCTTCGGGCTGGTCTCGCTCGACGAGGTCGTGCCCCCGGCCGAGATCCCCGAGACCGACGCGCTCATCGAGGGCATCGCGGACTTCATGGATCGCGCGCTGACCCCCGAGGACGGCGGCGACTCCGAGGCGGGTAAGCGCGTGATCCGGGATCTCTTCGAGGGCGGCCGCGCGGCCTTCGAGGCGCTGATGGAGGAGCGGCGGTCATGATCGAGGTCGACGGACTGAAGTTCGCGTATCCGGCCGCGACGACGGAGACCCTCCACGGGCTCTCCTTCGACATCGAGGAGCAGGAGATCTTCGGATTCCTGGGGCCCTCGGGCGCGGGCAAGTCGACGACGCAGAAGATCCTGATCGGGCTCCTGCACGGCTACGCAGGAGGCGCGTCGGTGATGGGCCGCGAGGTGCGCGACTGGGGCCACGCCTACTACGAGCACGTCGGCGTGAGCTTCGAGCTGCCCAACCACCACAAGCGGCTCACGGCGCGCGAGAACCTCGAGCACTTCGGGGCCCTGTACGCGCAGGCCATCGTGCCGCCGCTCGAGGTCCTGCGCTGGGTCGGGCTCGAGGACGCAGCCGATCAGCGCGTGAGCGACTTCAGCAAAGGCATGAAGATCCGCCTCAACGTCGCGCGCAGCCTGCTTCACCGACCGAAGGTCCTCTTCCTCGACGAGCCGACGAGCGGGCTCGACCCGGTCAACGCGCGCAACATCAAGGACCTGGTGCGGCGCGTGCGCGACGAGGGCGCGACGGTCTTCGTCACCACGCACGACATGTCGGTCGCCGAGCAGCTCTGCGACCGCGTCGCCTTCATCACCGACGGACGCATCCGCGCGATGGACACCCCGAGCGCGCTGAAGAAGAAGCACGGCCGGCGCGTCGTGCGCGTCGAGTACGAGGACGCGGGCGAGCTGAAGGCGGTCGAGCGGCCCCTCGACGGGATCGGGGAGGACGAGGTCTTCGCGTCTCTCCTCCGCGCGCACCGCGTCGAGACGATCCACAGCCAGGAGACGACGCTGGAGAACGTCTTCATCGAGGTCACGGGCGAGGCGCTCACGCCATGAGGCTGCTCGCGGCGATGAAGACGGACGCGGTGCTGCAGCAGCGCAACCAGCTCTACGCGATCTCGGTCGGAGTGAGCCTGGTCGTGGCAGGCGCGCTCGCGTGGCTCTCCCCGAACGACCTGGTCGCGCGCACGGTGCCGATGGCGCTGCTCCTCTTCGTGGGCGGCTCGACCCTGCTCTACGTCGTCGCGATGATCTTGCTCGAGCGCGACGACGGCACGCTCGCGGCGGTGATCGTCTCGCCGCTCCGCCCCGGCGAGTACCTCGCGTCCAAGGCCCTGACCCTGGGCGCGCTCGCCACGGTCGAGGGCGTGCTCATCGCCGCTGGCGCGCTCCTCGTGCTCTCGCGCGAGGGCCCCGTGACGTGGCCCGACCCCCTCCTCTTCCTCGCGGGCCTCGCCGCCCTGAGCGTCATGCACGTGCTCGTCGGCGTGATCGTGGTGGTCCGCCACCGGCGCATCATGGAGGCGCTGATCCCGATGGGCGCCATCGCGATGGTGCTGCAGCTGCCCGCGTTCTACTTCGTGGGCGCGCTCGACCACCCGGCGTGGCTGCTCGTCCCGAGCGCGGCGCCGACCATGCTCATCCGCGGAGCGTTCACGCCCCTGACCCCGTGGGAGCTCACCTACGCGGTGGGGGTGACCACGCTGTGCTGCGTCGGGCTCGCGGTGTGGGCGCGCCGGGCCTTCCACCGACACGTCGTCCTGGAGGCCTCGTGAGCATGAGCCTCACCCGCCTGGCCCTCACGCTCGGCCGCAACGACGTTCGCTTGATCCTGCGTGACCGCATGCTCGTGATGTTGCTCGGCATGGCGGCGTTCATGGGCGTCGCGGCGCGCTTCGCCCTCCCCGCGCTCGACGCGTCGCTGGCCGAGAGCGGCGTGCTGCCGAGCGAGGGCGTGAGTCTGCGGCTCTCCGACACCTACCCGATGTGGGTCGCGTTCATCGGGCTCTGGCAGGCCGCGCTCTTGCCCGGGACCGCGTTCGCGTTCCTCCTGCTCGACGAGAAGGAGGACGAGACGCTCGTCGCCATGCGCGTCACGCCCGTCCCGCTCGCGCGCTACGTCGGCTACCGCGTGGCGCAGCCGACGTTGCTGTCCTTCATCTTCGCGCTCGCGATCGTGCCGCTCATCGGGCACGCGGACGTCGCCCCCTGGAAGCTCGTCCCGATCGCGTTCGGCGCCTGCCTGACCGCGCCGCTCGCGATGCTGCTCTTCGCCTCGTTCGCGAACGACAAGGTGCAGGGCCTCGCGTTCACCAAGTTCGGCGGCGTGGCTGGGCTGACGATCCTCTTCGGCTGGTTCGCACCCGAGCCCTGGCAATGGCTGCTCGGCGTCTTCCCGCCGTTCCTGGTCGCCAAGGCGTTCTGGATGGCCCACGCGGGCGATTCGCTCTGGTGGGCGCCGCTCCTCGTCGCCGTCGTCACGCAGCTCGCGATGATCCGCGCCCTCGTCCGACGCTTCGACGGCACGTGATCAAGCACGTCGAGCGCAGCATCTGCGTGGACGGAGGGCTCGCGCGGTGCGGTCTCGCCCGCACCGCGCGAGGGCTGCGCGGCGCAGCTCGCGATGATCCGCGTGCTTCAGCCTCCCCTACGCCGACGCCGCAGGAACGCGACGCCCAGCGCGAGGCCGAGCAGGCCGAGGGGCGCCAGCGGCCCCGAGCCCTGCGGAGAGGCGCTGCAGAGCGCGCCGCCCGAGACGCCGCCGCGAGGCGGCGGGCCCCCGTCGACGCCGCCGTCGACCGTCACCGACGCGTCGCCCATGCCGCCGTCGGGCATGCCCGGCTCGTCGGGGTCGAGGTAGTCGGGCACGCCGTCGCCGTCCGAGTCGGGGCAGCCGTCGACCGGCGACGGACACTCGGCCATGTCGCTCCGCCCGTCCCCGTCGCTGTCGGTGTCGAGCCAGTTCGGCTCGCCGCTCCCGTCCACGTTGTCGCCGTGGCGTGAGCCGTCCATGCGCTCGGTGGCGGTCGGGATTCCGTCGCCGTCGTCGTCGAGGTCCTGGTAGTCGGGCTCGCCGTCTCCGTCCCGGTCCGGGAGGCTCGCGGGCGTGCCGCCCTGGCTCGGGTCGAAGCCGTCGTCGAGTCCGTCGCCGTCCTCGTCCATGCCGCTCGGCACCACGTCGGGCGAGCCGTCGCCGTCGGCGTCGTGGCCTTCGGTGGCGTCCGGCGAGCCGTCACCGTCGGCGTCCACGTCCACGTGGTCCGGCCGTCCGTCCATGTCGGTGTCGGGCCGGGGCAGCGCGTCGCCCGCCAGCGGGTCGTGCAGCCCGTCCCCGTCGGTGTCCGTGAAGCCGTCGATGTGGCCGTCGCCGTCCGCGTCGAGCCCGCCCGCCTCCACCGTGTCGGTGATCCCGTCGCCGTCCGCGTCGAGGTCGAGGAAGTCGCGCAGCGCGTCGGGCGCGTCGGTGTTCGGGAGCGGCAGCGGCATGGCGAGGAAGGCGTCGTGCAGCCCGTCGCCGTCCATGTCCGTGAAGCCGTCGGCGCGTCCGTCGCCGTCGGCGTCCACCCCGCCGCCCTCGACGAGGTCGACGATGCCGTCGTTGTCCGCGTCGAGATCGAAGTGGTTCGGCACGCCGTCGCCGTCCTGGTCGACCGAGCGGGGGAGCTCGTCGCAGGCGCCATCCATGTCGGCGTCGACGCAGGTCACCTCGCTCGCGTCTCGGTAGTCGGCGATCCCGTCGCCGTCGACGTCGCCCGAGAGATCCGCGCCGCCCAGCTCCTCGGTGTCCGGGATGCCGTCGTTGTCGTCGTCGAGGTCGACGTCGTCCGGGACGCCGTCGCCGTCGTTGTCCCCCGCGCCGCACGCGCGCGAGACCGGGTCGCAGACGAGGTCGCCGCGGCACTCGGTGTCGAGCCTGCACTCGACGCACACGCTCGCCGCCGTGTCGCAGAAGGGCGTCCCCGGTGCGCCGGCGCAGTCGCCGTCGTCCCTGCAACCCGGCACGCACATGTCGGCCGGACCACAGACGGTCCCGACGCCGCAGTCGGCGTTGCCGAGACACTCCACGCAGACCGGCGACGCGCCGGACGTGTCGCAGAGCGGCGCGCCAGCGGCGCAGCCGTTGTCGACGCCAGCGCCGCTCGCGGTGTCCTCACACGCCTGGCAGACGGGCGTCGCCCCCGATGTGTTGCACGCAGGCGCGCTCGCGTCGCAGCCCGTGTCGGTGCCGCCGGCCGTGTCGTCCTCGCAGATCGCGCAGGTCATCATCCCGCCGCACACCGGCGCGGTGGGGCCGCAGTCGGCCCCGGTCAGGCAGCCGACGCAGACGTTCGTCGCGGCCGAGGTGTCGCAGGTGGGGGTCGGCGCCATGCAGCCCTCGTCGGGGGTGCCGGGCGTAGAGGAGTCGAGGCAGGGCACGCAGATGGGCGCCGCGCCGCTCGTGTCGCACGCCGGAGCGCCCGCGGCGCAGCCGCTGTCGGTGCCGCCGGAGACGTCGTCTCGACAGGCCACGCACACGTTCGTGGTCGCGTCGCACACGCCGCTCCCGCAGTCCGCGTCCACCAGGCAGCCCACGCAGACGTTCGCGCCGCCGCTCGTGTCGCAGGCGGGGGAGGCGGCCGAGCAGCCGTCGTCGGTCACGCCCGCGGGCTGGTCGTCGAGGCAAGGGCGACAGACCGCGCCCGCCCCGCTCGTGTCGCAGGCCGGCGACCCCGCGGCGCAGCCGCTGTCGGTCCCGCCCGCCGTGTCGTCGAAGCACTCCACGCAGATCGGCGCCGCGCCCGACGTGTCACAGAACGGCGCGCTCCCGCCGCACCCGTTGTCGGCGCCCGCGCCCGCGGCGTCGTCCTCGCACGCCACGCAGAAGCCCGTCCCGCCCGAGGCGTCGCAGACCGGCGTCGCGCCACCGCAGCCGGAGTCGGTGCCGCCGACGGTGTCGTCGACGCAGCCGCTGCACGTGTTGGTCGCGAGCACGCACGCTCCGCCCGGGCAGTCCGCGTTCACGAGACAGCCGACGCAGGTGTTCGTCCCGCCCGACGTGTCGCACACCGCGGTCGGCGCGGCGCAGCCGTCGTCGGGGCTGCCGGCCGGCGCGTCGTCGAGACACGGGACGCACGTCCCGCTCCCGCTCGAGGTGTCGCACGCGGGCGCGCCCGCGGCGCAGCCGCTGTCGGTCCCGCCCGCCGTGTCGTCGAAGCACTCGACACACACCGGCGCCGCGCCGCTCGCGTCGCAGAGCGGGGCGCCAGCGGCGCAGCCGGTGTCCACCGCGCCGCCCATCGCGTCGTCGACGCAGGCCACACACACCGGCGCCGCGCCGCTCGTGTCGCAGAGCGGAGCGCCCGCGCCGCAGCCGTCGTCGGCCATCGCGCCCATCACGTCATCGCGACACGCCACGCAGACCGGCGCCGCGCCGCTCGTGTCACAGACCGGAGCCGCCCCGCCGCAGCCCGTGTCCGTCCCGGTCATCGCGTCGTCGACGCAGGCGACGCAGATCGGCGCCGCGCCGCTCGTGTCGCAGAACGGCGCGCCCGCGCCGCAGCCCGTGTCCGTCGCAGCCCCGGACGCGTCGTCGAGGCAGGCCGCGCAGGCCATCATGGAGGTGGTGCCGTCGCAGACCCCGCCCGGACACGCCGTGCCGGCGCTCGCGGCCGCGTTCGAGCACATGTTGGTCGCGCAGCTATCGGTGGTGCACGCGTTGCTGTCGTCGCAGTGGCCGTCGACCTCGCACTCGACGCAGGTCGACGCGCCCGAGGCCCCGATGATGCAGTGCGGGCGCGCGCTGGTGCAGCCGTCGTCGATCATGTCCGCGGGGCTCGTGTCCTCGTCGAGGCAGCCCACGAAGAAGGGATCGACCGGCGGCGCGCAGACGCCCGTCGACGCGAGACAGATGCCGCTCGCGCAGGTGCTGCCCATCGTGCACGAGGGCGGCGTCCCGTCCGCGCAGACGAAGTCGTTCTGGATCCCGCTGAACATCGACGAGCTGCCGCCGTAGGCCACCACGCCGCCGAGCGCGCCGAAGTCGCGCACCACGGTCAGCGGCACCGCCACCGTGATGTAGTAGTCGGCCATGTCGGTGTCGTCGGCGCAGTAGTTGGGCATGCCGCCGACGGACGGCGCGATGGTGGAGATCCCCCAGGACGGCATCGCGAGGTCGGAGTAGATCGCGGTCAGGGCGGTGGGGCCGACGCGGTCCGGGGTGATCCCGTTGTCGGGGTCCTGGTCCCGGATCTCGACGCGGTCGGACATGCCCTGCCCGATGAGGGTGATGTACGCCTCGAACTCGCCGTCCGCGTCCGCGTCCAGCCCGAAGCCCCAGGCGAAGGCGCGGAAGGCGCCGGACTGCGTGGGGTCCGCCTCCACGCGGATGCGCAGGTAGAGGTAGGTGCCGTCGTTGGTGATCAGGTAAGCCGGGGTGGCTCCCGCGCCGACGATGTTCCGGTGATCGCGCGCCTCGTCCGTGCACGAGTCGGTCGAGGGGATCGACGTCGGATCGCTGCACGTGATCGCGGTGAAGGCGCTGTCGGCCGGGTACGCAGCGGGCGGCGTCTGGGCGGAGGCCACGCCATGCGTGAGGCCGAGAAGCAGGGCGAAGACCAGGGCGACGGATCTCATGGTGAGAGCGTACTACGATTGCTGAACAAATTTATGAAGGACGGACGCGCGGCGGCCGTCGACAGTCGCTCAGAGCATGT is a window encoding:
- a CDS encoding DUF808 domain-containing protein; amino-acid sequence: MVTASLLALLDDIAIVMDDVATLTKVATKKTAGVLGDDLALNAEQVSGVKPRRELPVVWAVAKGSARNKLILVPAALAISALAPWLITPLLMLGGAFLCFEGFEKVHEKLFHREEAERRHAAHKQAVADPEVDLVAAEKTKIAGAIRTDFILSAEILVISLGAITAESPDADLWVRLGVLTTVSVIMTVGVYGVVAGIVKLDDAGLALRQRDGAFAKRVGGLILRGAPLLMKGLGIAGTVAMFLVGGGIITHSIPPLYAAIQSFSDRLGAFGWALPLILDLAAGLLVGGALVGLLSIYRRLRGQTETS
- a CDS encoding helix-turn-helix domain-containing protein, whose translation is MARISGREREERLLDEAANLFVRFGYDKTSVSDIARAAGVSKGAFYLAFESKDALFEALLLREMMRFSDAWARGVEAHPRGGTVGAMYEVMLRALDASPFMSIIYRRDRAVLGRYLQRPDNFFRKYATGQPTRHEAVVMLQDAGAIRRDVDPKVAAHLMNMIAFGLVSLDEVVPPAEIPETDALIEGIADFMDRALTPEDGGDSEAGKRVIRDLFEGGRAAFEALMEERRS
- a CDS encoding ABC transporter ATP-binding protein, with the translated sequence MIEVDGLKFAYPAATTETLHGLSFDIEEQEIFGFLGPSGAGKSTTQKILIGLLHGYAGGASVMGREVRDWGHAYYEHVGVSFELPNHHKRLTARENLEHFGALYAQAIVPPLEVLRWVGLEDAADQRVSDFSKGMKIRLNVARSLLHRPKVLFLDEPTSGLDPVNARNIKDLVRRVRDEGATVFVTTHDMSVAEQLCDRVAFITDGRIRAMDTPSALKKKHGRRVVRVEYEDAGELKAVERPLDGIGEDEVFASLLRAHRVETIHSQETTLENVFIEVTGEALTP